CAACAACAGGAACAATAATCGTGAGGAGAATAGTGGACTGAATCCCTGGGCAATTGCAGCGGGTGTGGGGTTGGCTGGTGCACTGGTGGGTGGAATATCATATCTGATGAGTGGCTCAGAGGAGCGCAGACCACCACCCCATAGTGTTGAGGAGAGAATGTTAAGGAACACGCCCAGTGCCAGTAGGCCTGCCAACAACTCCGACGATAATAACGTATCTTCATACCTTTCTGGTTTGTTAGGAAGGATGGCTACGTCACGGTAAGTGTTAATTCTTAAATTACATAAAGTCCCCTTCtggtttttgtatgtattttactcTTTGATAGTGTAGttcccagcgggtttaccggggctcgaaaagcaggagaaggaaaggggtggtttttagtcagtaagagtctgacactccctctcgcctcgcacaaggcgggagaagtcattggatgattttcctccctcaaaaaagggccACACCTTGAAAGCGTTATTCTATACTTAGGTAGTATATTTTTTACGGACAATGGAGGGCGTGGTCGCTACGCGTacggaataatttatttgtgttaattaATATCTAAGTACAAATTGTTGTGCCGGACATGGGACTGATATGAAGCTGTGTGAAATTTGTTTCTGTAGATAACCGCACCCACAAAATAAGATAAATGCTAGGGTAgcgtaaaaattaaaatctacctattggtatttataaataaccttTACGAATAGATAAGAGTGCCCCAGCAAAGTTTTTTTAGTAGCCCTTTGATAAGTTTTCAGTTTTGTACCAGTATTGTTTTGTGAACAAGAGCTTTTTTGTTTCATGATCAAGTGTTTTTAGAAAAGGATGTATTCTCTTCACCGCTTCACGCTGTGTTGATAGTTTACATCCTACAAGAGTGCCAAAGTCTTGATAAAGAATCTGAACTCTGTCGATTGCACTTAAGAGCCGTAAATCACGAATGTAAAAACTTGGGACTTGAGACTATTCTCAAGCTTTAAGGGATTTTAGCGAGGGACggttgcattaaaaataatcattcaatCTGAGGCAGTGAGATTGTAAGGTTGTCTGTCAATGAGAAAAAGTAGGTTAGCAGCGAGAAGTTAGCTTCATAGTTAGAGTTTTTACTAAGCGTTAGTAAATTAGTGTCTGAATACATCATTGGCGAAAGCCgtttgcataatattattatatctataagTGACATTTATTTTAGCGGGAACCCTAACGTTGCGATTACCATGGAAGAGAGCCATCACATTCCTGAAAACCCAGTGATTACGAATCTTAATTCGTTACTGTCCGACATTCATGTGAGGTTCATAAAGTTGACTGACTTCGACACCCACTACAGAGTGTTTGACACGATATTCCAAGCTGTGCACAAGAAGATGAAGGAAGTCGACCCTTACTACCAGAAGTATTCAAGCACGGTGCGTATACCTACTTGTAATCTTATTATCATGTCTATTTTCCAAAAGTTTAATGCTAGGTCTTCTATTGAAGAGGAATTGTTTCAAGCAGCGAATATCAGCAAAATCATGTGCCTATTTACGTAAACGTTTAATTGAAAAATGCACTTGCAGTATTCACGACTGGATTAACTTTTGAGAAGATGTTTGTGTTCTCTCTTTTACCTTATGTCTATGTAGACCATAGGTATAAGTAGGAAGGctggggtaggaacggggtaggtAAAGTTTATCAaccaagagtctgacactctctcttgtttcactcaaggcgggagaaattattggatgattgtcTTCCCTCAGAAaaggtaaatgtttttttttttaatatttcaggtTCAGTGTTGCGGCAGTCATTTTGATAATTTACGTATCGATAAACCTGACGAATTTGACATGGACATAGTAATCGGCTTACCTGTTAATATTAAGGTTGATCCCTTCAATCCTGACAATAGTGACATCATTTTAGAGGCTAAGTCCCCGGGATACGTCCAGCTCAAGATGGGGGTTCAGTTCCAAAAACTACCAATGAGGGACAGGGAAGAGTGGTTGATCAACAAAACTGCGTATGAATGGAAAGATGATGCCAACTATCTCCTGCGATCAAAGTTCTGTGATTGGTTCAAGGGTGTCGTGAACAAAGCTTTGAATAAATTTGAAGTTAGTAGTAATGGACGTCCCGTGTACTACGTGGAAGGAGTGCCGTATGTCATTGACAAGTCGGAGTCCGGGCCGGCAATGACGCTTTTGATTAGCAACAACTCTAGAAACTTCAAGTTGGATGTAGATCTGGTGCCGTGCTTCAAGTTCCCGGAGAGCCGATGGCCAATCAGCAAGTCTTACCGTGACATCCCACAGCGTTGTAAGAAGGACTACTGGATGGTGGTCGGCAAGCCGAACAAGGGCTCGCCGTGTGCGTACGACCAGTCTCGGTCGTGGCGCATAGCTCTGCACAATCAGGAGCGCGAGTTGATGTACAATTCATACAACTTGCGACAAGCTATTCGACTGGTGAGTATTCTAGATTATAATCCATGTATAGTAGTGCTATACACCTAAAGTTAGACCTAACTAATTTATAGATTTCTggcttaaatatttttagtggcTTAATGTGATTtctgtttaaattattatataccgtagtgaaaaataatatcaaatcacgccaattaattactttttaagcCTCGAAGAGTTCGGCAGAGACGCATAGGTGTAACGGGGTTTCAGACCCCGGGCAACGTTCACTGTTGTTGATAAATAATTGCCTAATAACTAGAAGCCTATCAATATTTAGTTCGGCTTAGGAATGACTCCTTACTCGGCAGTCACGCTTGCCACTAATCGACATCCTCACCTacctcgaccaacgaggcattggCAAATCCTACAATATagttaactattatttatttattattcacagataaaaaaattgcGAGACTCGTTAGAAATGAAGAAAATAGCGAGTTActatataaaaactatattctACTGGGAAGTAATGGAGATCAACAATCCGGAATATTGGCAGAGGAACAGCCCAGCGACTTTGTTCAAGCATATGGTAGGGAAATTGCATCAGGCTTTGGTGGCGAAAAACATACCTTATTTCTGGAATAAGCATAACAACCTGATTGGTACAGTACCACCTCAGATTCTGGCTAACTACGAGGCCAAATTGAGGCCCTTGTTGGCAATATTGGAGCAACCATCACAATACAAGCTGGTGGCCAAATATTTGTTGACACCGGAAGAATTCTATGATTATAACAAAAAGTTCCTACACATTTAATTTACCTACCATACCTATTtgtattactttaaacttaaagttacactaattgtgtaaaattaaaatcttctctttaatgttattttaaagaggatacaaaaaaaaagaatataccTATAAAACCTcgtaaaaaaaatttaaaatactatatCGATCTTtatctacatatatttattaatgaatttaatgATTGATCATCAGTAGGTGCTTTATTTACCTAGATCTGAAACAGACTCtcagtttattttcattttaatggtAGTTAGGTGCCTActtataaattaagtttaaaaagaCTTATACGTTATTATAACCTAGTGATAAAatctagtatatttttttattttaacttgaaatgtatttagttatatacatataacgctcacctaataatatattggtacatctgcaaaaaatgtgaaattgactttatatggtttacgggtttaaaagtgcatattaatctattgtAATTTCCCtactcacgcacgtaaaacaacggttcattggtcagaaactaaaaactaaacaagtcaggtaaattatgaaaaccgtaaatgtgccaatatataactaggtgtgcgatataattataatgttaatcaATCAAGTTGCATTTAGATTGaagtactgtactgtactgccTGAGACAATTAAATCATTCCCATGAATTGGTTGACTGTACCTACcaatgtaagttttattttagacaGTTGTTTTTAATAACGGCAGACAGCAGTTGtttattgtagtattttattttatttttattgaatattaaatatacctattttaaGTGGCTATACCTTTGTTTTATTCCTTTTCAAAAACATCGAAATTTGTAAAGAATTGCATTTAATTGAAGGCTAGTGTTGACATTGGAAGTCTGTTCGCTTTTTATTGAATAAGCATCGAAAATTCATGAGtagactagcaaacccagcgaactccgtttcgccaccagatgGCTTCGCTTATTTAAGTATCAGAGATAGTGctgtatgttaaataatattttccgtttctcttgatttttttctgaattttccaacaaatgcaaaaccgtggaaatcggtcgtgtgttctggagttacagcgttaggaaggaaaatccgacttatttttatataatagaatatatcTAAAATCTGACAGTCTAAGGCGAGGGATTATGTCGCAGAAGACTAAGACCTGCATATAGGTTGTATGCAGATACGGAAGATAAATTAGCCATTACTCTGCTGCATGCTTATGTCCTTTTTGAAAGAAATATCATTCAGACGTGCGGTATCTGCGTACCTCTGATTGACATTTGacacaacaaaaacatttcaaaaagatatacatatttatacaaaaatgagaaaaattgaaacaaaatggGAGACCGTGACAACAACAACCTGATACCGTTCGTGGCTGGAGTGGTCGTCGGTGCTGGCATCCTCACCTTGCtgtataaattctttttatCTAGTAAACCAAAGAAACCATTGAGACTCAACCAGCAAATCAATGCTCCAGCCAAGTGCACTTGCTTAAAGGGAGGTTCCGACCCGGtgagtttaaatttaaatgaagtAGGTGGTTTGTTCTGGTCTTAAAGTATTCGAATTAACAAACTGCACACAATTTAGGTTTAAATGAAGTAGGTGGTTCAAGGTCTGAAAGTATTCGAATTAACAAACTGCACACAAATTTAGGTAGCCTTAATTTATCTTTCTCTCACCCTCACGCTCACTCAGCGTCAACAAGTTCATCCCAATACCTTAGAGCCAATTACTCTTGACTTATTCCAAAAGCAGACGAcacaagtaggtaggtaggtatgctGGGTAGCTATTAGAATCCTTGAAGCGATTTGTCCTCAGCATTCCTAATTAGGTGCAAAGagataaacatacaaactcacatGAATATCAGATGAGAACAGATCCGGAACAAACattttatggatcacacaaaatgtGGTTCCGAGAAGGGAATCTaatccgcgacacgttgcgcagTAGTCATGGCGTCAATCATGCAATACAATGACGTATTTTATTATGGGTACCCGGCATCAGCTCATCGGCAGCCGCAGCGTGTAAAAAGGGCATTATTGtaggggaagtcagctcaaagcggccaccttaactttgagtttaaaaaaaagccattgaacgaaagatttttaaagagaattttatactagctagtCGAGAATTTATCGAATTTTTGTAATGGCCAATTGAAATTTGCGCaagttgaataataatcatatgatTTGCAGATTACGAAAACTTGTCATAAAACCGCTTTGCCCGAGTGGTCGCCCAAAGCGGCCACGGGGGTAAGGGCAACGTGGCCACCCCAAAAGTTTTCAagcaatgaattgttttttgttggaaaataccgtgattgacaaaataaaaatacaaaatcaaaaatcgacacatataattcacataaaaaaaaatcaacaacattttacctatttttacagtcagtcataaaagtaatttataaaaatcgatATACTTGGGATTTGTTGAAGCCTCGAGCTCTGGCTATGGATGTGGGTTCTGGTTGTCGCAAGGTCAAATTAGGATGACGCATGATGAAGCCTTTATAAAAATCGTGTCCAgccgtttcatttttaaaaggatgTGGAATATGGTTTGATTCAGCATATTGAAACACAAGCTGCAAAAAATCTTCCTTTGTGAGGCCAATAAAGAGGTTGTCCATATGAAACAAGTACTCTAAGACGTCTTCTTCCTGTTGtggtgtaaacaaaataaataagaattatatctATGCAGCGATAATATGAAAGTAATATGAAGTGCCCGAGCCGCTTTGcctttttcaaccattttattaaaaataatattttcactcacattatttactatatttcgaaacaaataccacacaaaaaagacaaaatagataagtaacgttaaacgtgcaataaaagcattttaatataaatagttttgaccaaaacaggttgaacttacctcgtattattttaacaaaacgcaCAAAAACATATTTGTCGTTACTAGAACCACGCGTTTGTTCTCACCGCTTGAAAATGAGTGATTGTTGCGGGGCGAGAGGTTTGTTTATACGTACAGAAAGGCTACGTTGCGCTATCATTTCAAATAACCGAAAAATTAAGAGTGGCCGCTTTGCCTCCTatggccgctttgagctgacttcccctaATTTGACCACCATAATCATCAGCTGCTTGTAACTGATCCACGGCTGAGAAAAGGTCTTACACGGAGAAGCAATGATCATCAATGTTTTCTTTCCCCTCATGCTTGAGAAGCAGGCACCGTAACCATAGAGCTACCACGGCTATAGCTGTACTGTAATTGAACTAGCACTGAATGCGATCAAAATCTTCCTTGCAGTGTCAACTCCACGGCGGCGGTGCAGACTAACGCGTTAATAAGAACTTATTTCTATCCAATACGAAAAAAGAAGAACGCAACGTCAATGTCAATTGCTCCGTCAGTGAAATCAAACAAAGATGGGTGTCCGCAACAATATCACTTAACTCTTTTTACCGTAACATCTAAGGTCGCGCAGGTCACAAGAACAACCgctaaacaaatataaacaagtcctatcaaattgaaatttaattatgtgCGATTGGTAAGTACTTTACTGATTTTTTCTTTTCACTTGTTGGGTGCAGGAAGGCTGCCAGAATTACTTACGAATAGGCGCATAGTGCAGCCTAATAGGTCACTCACACCTTCCACCTGCAACTGTGTTTAAGTTTTAGTAATCATGTCTATTTATTGAAAGAATGCTATGCTGAATAAGATGGAGacgattaaaaaaagaaatgtatttaaagtAGGCAcctatttgtgttacaagtaaAATTGGGTTATTGAGCAACTGAGTCATACAGATTAATATCGAGTCGTGATAATGAATTAAGCAGGTATTCTTGCTCAAATTTACATAGTACGTAGGTATCTACGTCTTAAAGTAATTAGGTAGATTATTTTCCAAACAATTTAGGCATATAGTTATATAGCCACATGCTACTTAGGTATACCATGCACCTGGATAAGTGTTAACCTATTAAGAAAGCGAAACGCTAACATCAATGCTGAGTAGGTTTGTAGGTACCCCGAATCGTTTTAATGAAACTCGCATGTTTTGTGAATGATAACAGTTTAGAAGAAAAACAGCGGAAGGAGCGAGAACGTGCACAAAGACTTGCAGCCCGTGGGATCCGCGGTGGACTATACGGCCCGTCCGGTGGCGCGTACGATGGGGTGGAAGGTGGAGCCTTCGGTGAGGAGGGACGCTTTGACGAGTATGGCAACTGGGTTCCAGCTCGGGACCCGCCCTCGCGCTTTACTCCTGCGAAGATCCTGCTTGGAACGGCTGGCCTACTCTTAGCTCTTCTCGCATTGTTCTTGAAGACCGCCGACACTAGTTCTTCACCATTTCTCCACAAACTCTGTTTTTCATATCTTGCTCCAAACCAGGACCCAAATAGTGCAGCTGGCGCTGGCGCTGGAGCTGGCGCCGGCGCTGGCGGTGGCGCCGGCGCTGGCGGTGGCGCCGGCGCTGACGGCGGCGTTGAAATTGGCCCTGACGGAAAGCGACGCTACTGCatcaaaaaaaataagaaagtaagtCCCGAATCACCTGTTAGCTAGCCTTTCCTAGGTAATTTCCAATTGAGTTGGGTTCAGCTTCCGACTGAATGTTGTCACTATTACATTGGACCTTTTTCGTAGCGAACTAAACTTTATGAAGAAGTCTTGTTAATCTTTATGTTACATTAAATTCTGTCTAGTGTCTCCTTGTTCACAAACTCTAAGAAATAAAGCaaactttttttgttacagaaatGGCCTAGGGAATCTACCGACAAAGACGGACAATAACAAATCAATTAAACTAtcgaaacatttttatattttaataaataactaatagtgaacaatttgatttatttgtaaaattcaatTGGTTTCGGTAATTTCGTCATTAATCAACTATCTTTACAGGTACCTACGTTTAGGGGTGAAATGCACCCCCATGTAATCTGATCTGTCAGGCAATTTTGTGAGATATATAATTCCATAATGATTGCATAATTCCGGTTATCCTAcaggtacaaaaaaaaaacaagaaaattttgaaacaaaatatatttaatacgATCTTCACTTTACAAATTCTCGTTCAGTAACTGCCTAATCGGCTTCAACTATAACTATAATAAGTCTGGGCTTGTAAATGACACAACCGTATAAGAAAATGTTCTACATTAAACCGTTAGTGCCTTAAAAACAAGGAACGTTAGGAGCTATGTACACAAACTTATAACTCAACATGAAGTCGACACGACCGATGATATTTATTACTGGCAGCAAAAATatggcataataaaaaaaaaaatgttgttaaattTTGGCGCCATTTAATGTTTAAGAAATTTGTTATTGGAGGGCGATGACCTCAGTAAGGGGACATTGAGATTGGAAGCACTATTAAAACAGTGTAAAATTAACTAAGTTAAATGGAAGTAATATTATTGTCAGAGGAGGAACTAAATAACTTCATTTACTAAACATACGGTTCTTTGTTCTTCAACATTAACATGAAACAGTGAGT
This Spodoptera frugiperda isolate SF20-4 chromosome 20, AGI-APGP_CSIRO_Sfru_2.0, whole genome shotgun sequence DNA region includes the following protein-coding sequences:
- the LOC118261916 gene encoding cyclic GMP-AMP synthase-like receptor translates to MDNNNRNNNREENSGLNPWAIAAGVGLAGALVGGISYLMSGSEERRPPPHSVEERMLRNTPSASRPANNSDDNNVSSYLSGLLGRMATSRGNPNVAITMEESHHIPENPVITNLNSLLSDIHVRFIKLTDFDTHYRVFDTIFQAVHKKMKEVDPYYQKYSSTVQCCGSHFDNLRIDKPDEFDMDIVIGLPVNIKVDPFNPDNSDIILEAKSPGYVQLKMGVQFQKLPMRDREEWLINKTAYEWKDDANYLLRSKFCDWFKGVVNKALNKFEVSSNGRPVYYVEGVPYVIDKSESGPAMTLLISNNSRNFKLDVDLVPCFKFPESRWPISKSYRDIPQRCKKDYWMVVGKPNKGSPCAYDQSRSWRIALHNQERELMYNSYNLRQAIRLIKKLRDSLEMKKIASYYIKTIFYWEVMEINNPEYWQRNSPATLFKHMVGKLHQALVAKNIPYFWNKHNNLIGTVPPQILANYEAKLRPLLAILEQPSQYKLVAKYLLTPEEFYDYNKKFLHI
- the LOC118261922 gene encoding uncharacterized protein LOC118261922 isoform X2; translated protein: MCDCLEEKQRKERERAQRLAARGIRGGLYGPSGGAYDGVEGGAFGEEGRFDEYGNWVPARDPPSRFTPAKILLGTAGLLLALLALFLKTADTSSSPFLHKLCFSYLAPNQDPNSAAGAGAGGGAGADGGVEIGPDGKRRYCIKKNKKKWPRESTDKDGQ
- the LOC118261922 gene encoding uncharacterized protein LOC118261922 isoform X1, which gives rise to MCDCLEEKQRKERERAQRLAARGIRGGLYGPSGGAYDGVEGGAFGEEGRFDEYGNWVPARDPPSRFTPAKILLGTAGLLLALLALFLKTADTSSSPFLHKLCFSYLAPNQDPNSAAGAGAGAGAGAGGGAGAGGGAGADGGVEIGPDGKRRYCIKKNKKKWPRESTDKDGQ